From a region of the Salipiger profundus genome:
- a CDS encoding DUF2493 domain-containing protein, producing the protein MAYDQANTYETIELFGLTEKGADLPNPDDHILKDSIIRETFETLLGQLRNTGLEAEIEPLAHGLATILQRRKVALGKEMDRTADKIGALAKSHDGSEIAETALEEAQARFLQLREIVGAIEVMSEAAAECYEVETGHAFIPAAGSRASARAQETGAVFEARQLLEQHDRETAAKSKVEGVPLIVSGATDWTDIDVIFSTLDKVRERIKQNRNQEIFLCHKGGKNGAEMIAARWARARGVAQARFDPRWSAHGRAAPFKCNDEMLDDKFAATGVVLFGGNGVALNLGQKAEAKGLTVMRVADPAKATSE; encoded by the coding sequence ATGGCTTACGACCAAGCGAACACCTACGAGACCATCGAACTATTCGGCCTGACCGAGAAAGGCGCGGACCTGCCGAACCCCGACGATCACATCCTGAAGGACAGCATCATCCGCGAGACCTTCGAGACCCTGCTCGGCCAGTTGCGGAACACCGGGCTGGAAGCCGAGATCGAACCGCTCGCGCACGGGCTCGCCACGATCCTGCAGCGGCGCAAGGTTGCCCTCGGAAAGGAAATGGACCGCACCGCCGACAAGATCGGGGCCCTGGCGAAATCCCATGACGGATCGGAGATCGCCGAGACCGCTCTGGAAGAGGCGCAAGCTCGCTTTCTGCAACTCCGCGAGATCGTCGGAGCGATTGAGGTCATGAGCGAGGCGGCGGCGGAATGCTACGAGGTCGAGACTGGCCACGCCTTTATCCCGGCCGCGGGGTCGCGGGCCAGCGCTCGCGCTCAGGAGACCGGGGCGGTTTTCGAAGCCCGGCAGTTGCTGGAACAGCATGATCGCGAAACAGCAGCCAAGTCGAAAGTCGAAGGCGTGCCCCTGATCGTCTCGGGGGCGACCGACTGGACCGATATCGATGTCATCTTCTCGACGCTCGACAAGGTTCGCGAGCGGATCAAGCAGAACCGCAATCAGGAAATCTTCCTCTGCCACAAGGGCGGCAAGAATGGGGCCGAGATGATCGCGGCCCGATGGGCGCGCGCTCGAGGTGTCGCGCAGGCACGGTTCGATCCCCGCTGGTCCGCACATGGCCGAGCCGCGCCGTTCAAATGCAACGACGAGATGCTGGACGACAAGTTCGCCGCAACCGGCGTCGTGCTCTTCGGTGGCAATGGGGTCGCGCTAAACCTCGGGCAGAAGGCGGAGGCGAAGGGGCTGACGGTCATGCGGGTTGCTGATCCGGCGAAGGCAACGAGTGAGTGA
- a CDS encoding type II toxin-antitoxin system RelE/ParE family toxin yields MRFVRHPFFERDLIGIVDHIVEVTQGDTAAALRRLDEIDAMLQAIEENPTSGMRLGGKLDGWLVRHGGSGYRLTIVFRPDVEAGVIYLALVAFGGRDWMRLASVRKVFSE; encoded by the coding sequence ATGCGCTTCGTCCGGCACCCGTTCTTCGAGCGGGATCTCATTGGCATTGTCGATCACATTGTCGAGGTCACGCAAGGCGACACGGCGGCCGCGCTGCGGCGGCTCGACGAGATCGATGCCATGCTTCAGGCCATTGAAGAAAATCCGACCTCGGGCATGCGTCTCGGCGGAAAGCTGGACGGCTGGCTCGTGCGGCACGGCGGCTCCGGGTATCGGCTGACCATCGTGTTTAGGCCGGATGTCGAGGCCGGGGTAATCTACCTTGCCCTGGTCGCCTTCGGCGGGCGAGATTGGATGCGGCTGGCATCTGTCAGAAAGGTCTTCTCCGAATAG
- a CDS encoding DUF6915 family protein encodes MAHPYHHSLSSVKKWGGEVDDFMALHSWFDASKEITADFRHRALRHHAEGIFMAETIFGPTLTLSTGRVIPTRWVGEQHVREDLGFIPSFADWVKAIRPEPWMGRTQKIEPEVDPFVAAAVG; translated from the coding sequence ATGGCACATCCCTACCACCATTCCCTGTCCTCGGTGAAGAAATGGGGCGGCGAGGTCGACGATTTCATGGCCCTCCACAGCTGGTTCGATGCGAGCAAGGAGATTACCGCCGACTTCCGCCATCGCGCCCTTCGTCATCATGCCGAAGGCATATTCATGGCTGAGACAATCTTTGGGCCCACGCTCACCCTGTCCACTGGTCGGGTGATCCCGACCCGTTGGGTCGGTGAACAGCATGTGCGTGAGGATCTGGGCTTCATCCCGAGTTTCGCCGATTGGGTCAAAGCCATCCGGCCTGAGCCCTGGATGGGGCGCACGCAAAAGATCGAACCGGAGGTCGATCCCTTCGTCGCTGCCGCCGTGGGCTGA
- a CDS encoding DUF6878 family protein: MTDTNNAPGQTFDMSASMQRYYADRQRFEALSASIRPANKKVLFDVLAAADIAQVIVAFDGYGDSGQIEDVSALSGGKNVDLHKGQISLSRASWGTDEVTEHSMTIEEAVEQLAYDFLAETHPGWENNDGAYCGEFTFDVKSRVITLDHNERYTATESYEHTF, encoded by the coding sequence ATGACCGATACCAACAACGCCCCGGGTCAGACTTTTGATATGTCCGCCTCGATGCAACGCTATTACGCTGATCGTCAGCGCTTCGAGGCATTGTCCGCGAGTATCCGACCCGCCAACAAGAAGGTGCTCTTCGATGTCCTGGCGGCAGCGGATATCGCGCAGGTTATCGTTGCCTTCGATGGCTATGGTGACAGCGGCCAGATCGAAGACGTCTCAGCCCTATCAGGCGGAAAGAATGTTGACCTGCACAAGGGGCAGATTTCCCTCTCGCGCGCGAGTTGGGGGACAGACGAAGTGACCGAACACAGCATGACCATCGAAGAGGCGGTCGAACAGCTGGCTTATGATTTTCTTGCCGAGACCCATCCCGGCTGGGAGAACAATGACGGTGCATATTGTGGCGAGTTCACCTTCGATGTGAAATCGCGCGTGATCACGCTCGATCACAACGAGCGCTACACCGCCACTGAATCCTACGAACATACATTTTAA
- a CDS encoding DUF736 family protein encodes MFAGTLTKNAETAAAVYSGMIHSARFDIAIQLETRTKMSERSPDFDVTAVNKSGRKVRIGTAWSETGNTSGNPYVSMQIDVGLGPFRVNAVQTKEAREAGSGAFEIIPLVSNGEMKSGSISGELTAMDADNAFAGYIANMMFDLDFMLIENEFKTEETHPDYRIEVSSPRGHPIRMGSAWMAKSNRTGNDYVSLLINTPDGDLRVNAVQNEEQRGGQTFSIIPFVDSGEQAQETGGLSLVA; translated from the coding sequence ATGTTCGCAGGAACCCTGACCAAAAACGCCGAAACCGCAGCCGCCGTCTATTCCGGCATGATCCATTCCGCGCGGTTCGATATCGCCATCCAGCTCGAGACGCGGACCAAGATGTCCGAACGCAGCCCCGACTTTGACGTGACCGCGGTGAACAAGTCGGGCCGCAAGGTGCGCATCGGCACGGCCTGGAGCGAGACCGGCAATACCAGCGGTAATCCTTACGTCTCGATGCAGATCGATGTCGGCCTCGGCCCGTTCCGCGTCAACGCGGTGCAGACCAAAGAAGCACGCGAGGCCGGGAGCGGCGCGTTTGAAATCATCCCGCTGGTCTCGAACGGCGAGATGAAGTCCGGCTCGATCTCGGGTGAGCTGACGGCGATGGATGCCGACAACGCCTTTGCCGGCTACATCGCCAATATGATGTTCGATCTCGACTTCATGCTGATCGAGAACGAATTCAAGACCGAGGAAACTCACCCCGACTACCGGATTGAGGTCTCCTCACCACGCGGCCACCCAATCCGCATGGGCTCGGCCTGGATGGCGAAGAGCAATCGTACGGGCAATGATTATGTCTCGCTCCTCATCAACACGCCCGATGGCGATCTGCGGGTCAACGCCGTGCAGAACGAAGAGCAGCGCGGCGGTCAGACCTTCTCGATCATCCCCTTCGTCGACAGCGGCGAGCAGGCACAGGAGACGGGAGGTCTTTCACTGGTCGCCTGA
- a CDS encoding bifunctional class I SAM-dependent methyltransferase/DEAD/DEAH box helicase — protein sequence MDNRSPVLARDFPSKPHLLQAIRLIGSEIEKQPLKSSSLARIMRETFGGSDAGGAWFWRMAYDLMQAAAVMQLVRDSSSDALAMARLLSSRLLTETRRSEQQIRLQQFSTPLPYAALVTRAAAIRPGETFLEPSAGTGALTGFAVRSGGKPMLNEIDSFRRALLEAIFDIQVTGFDAEHIDDLLETSELPSVIVMNPPFASSVDRSRDKHIAAKHLISAAKRLAPGGRLVAIMPTGFTPERDAGHWARASAIAKPRLALTIPGHVYRKLGTTVETQLMVFDKLQEDVEFVRSAVDDLDAAREIVDNIGKSRPGASLVQTRAQVRHVPRQGGAPAARKLPATATSTVKSTSHAAVPLSFTNLDTPRENTPVSDIYARYRPQRIEIAGAQEHPTPLVESIAMASVAPPVPSNEAAADLRLPGRLIEGGHLSEAQLETILMANDAHARDLPGRFTIDEDQTRMTRADTDLEAKAYRLGYFLGDGTGCGKGRECAGLILVNWLAGRRKAVWISKSATLIEDAIRDWTDLGGSPADIQPLSKWKPDQPIPMGDGILFVTYATLRSAGKCGTTRLSQVLDWMGEDFDGVLAFDEAHAMQNAAGSDAGRGVKPSQQGLAGLRLQLAAPRARVFYVSATGATSVQNLAYASRLGLWGQGPEYPFPSRESFVSAMEAGGVAAMEVVARDLKTLGFYTARALSFDGVEYDVLEHALTPAQIEIYDAYAGAFRTIHHNLEAALTATGVNDASGQTNASAAKASAKSRFESTKQRFFNHLLMGMKAPTVIRAIEEDVADGYACVIQVVSTGESLLKRRLEAMDPEDELVQGALTPRDYVLSYLEQAFPIHAQKLIEIDGNMVAEPLRDANGALVVSREAEALRDAAMMELMSLAPIPAALDQILWAFGDEAVAEVTGRSIRPLKSGDGALFIEKRSASSNSSETRAFMDGEKDILIFSDAGGTGRSYHAAQTAKNQKRRRHYLLEPGWRADAAIQGLGRTHRSAQVSAPFFRVCTSDVHGEKRFTSTIARRLDQLGALTKGQRETGSQGMFREEDNLESPIARGALRGYYADLAAGRAGAMSFEQFCDWTALRLIDQDGVLLEELPPIQRFLNRVLALPIHMQNALFAEFMSRIADQTERARAAGTLDLGVETLHGERIEQVSAEDLWTCPRSGAVTRIIGLEVTDPVHVLAAEEALDRNPDKQPMINRASGRVALISSRPMQMYDEEIVTLMRKVTRPSGSTYVEEGKFQASAWEEIKPSEFRRLWDKEADSLPKTATTKLYLLTGLLLPIWKDIPSGNERIYRVTPEGQASMIGRTVSEDGAAALRARFMVGTPKTPQEVLTAALGSTAPVDLGRGLTLIRRRVAGAARLEIDGADRGMIDGLKAMGCFTEIIAFQLRVFVPHGEGVDTAAILSRITGAQTGASQEAA from the coding sequence ATGGACAACCGAAGCCCGGTACTCGCACGCGATTTCCCATCGAAACCTCACCTTCTTCAGGCCATTCGCCTGATCGGCAGCGAGATTGAGAAGCAACCGCTCAAGAGCTCATCGCTCGCTCGGATCATGCGCGAGACTTTCGGTGGCAGCGATGCCGGCGGCGCGTGGTTCTGGCGCATGGCCTATGACCTGATGCAGGCCGCCGCGGTCATGCAGCTTGTGCGGGACAGCAGTTCGGACGCGCTTGCGATGGCCAGATTGCTCTCCTCACGGCTTCTGACGGAGACGCGGCGCTCCGAGCAGCAGATCCGCCTGCAACAGTTCTCGACGCCGCTGCCCTATGCGGCGCTGGTCACGCGTGCCGCGGCCATCCGTCCCGGCGAAACCTTCCTCGAACCCTCCGCAGGCACCGGCGCACTGACCGGTTTTGCCGTTCGCTCTGGCGGCAAGCCGATGCTCAACGAGATCGACTCCTTTCGCCGGGCGCTTCTCGAGGCGATCTTTGATATACAGGTGACCGGCTTCGACGCCGAGCATATCGACGATCTTCTCGAAACCTCCGAACTTCCCAGTGTTATCGTGATGAACCCGCCTTTCGCCTCCTCGGTCGATCGGTCGCGCGACAAGCACATCGCGGCGAAACATCTGATCTCCGCAGCCAAACGCCTCGCGCCCGGCGGGCGTCTCGTTGCAATTATGCCCACGGGCTTCACGCCGGAACGGGATGCGGGGCATTGGGCACGGGCCTCGGCCATCGCAAAACCGCGCCTTGCGCTCACCATCCCCGGCCATGTCTATCGCAAACTTGGCACCACCGTCGAAACGCAGCTCATGGTCTTCGACAAGCTGCAGGAAGACGTCGAGTTTGTGCGCTCAGCTGTCGACGATTTGGATGCGGCGCGGGAAATCGTCGATAACATCGGTAAGTCGCGACCCGGTGCGTCTCTCGTCCAGACCAGAGCACAGGTCCGGCATGTCCCACGGCAAGGCGGTGCGCCCGCCGCGCGCAAGCTCCCCGCCACCGCAACCTCTACTGTCAAATCGACATCCCACGCCGCTGTCCCGCTGTCCTTCACCAATCTCGACACACCCCGGGAAAACACCCCCGTCTCCGACATCTATGCCCGTTACCGTCCGCAGCGGATCGAGATCGCGGGTGCGCAAGAGCATCCCACGCCGCTCGTCGAGAGCATCGCCATGGCCTCGGTGGCGCCCCCAGTCCCGTCGAACGAAGCCGCCGCCGATCTGCGCCTGCCCGGTCGCCTGATCGAGGGGGGCCATCTCTCCGAAGCCCAGCTCGAGACCATCCTCATGGCGAACGACGCGCACGCGCGCGACCTGCCGGGGCGGTTTACCATCGATGAGGACCAGACCCGGATGACCCGCGCCGACACCGATCTGGAGGCGAAGGCCTATCGGCTCGGCTATTTCCTCGGCGATGGCACCGGCTGCGGCAAAGGCCGGGAATGCGCAGGGCTCATCCTGGTCAATTGGCTCGCCGGGCGGCGCAAGGCGGTCTGGATTTCCAAATCCGCCACGCTCATCGAGGACGCCATCCGCGACTGGACCGATCTCGGCGGCTCGCCCGCCGACATCCAGCCGCTCTCCAAATGGAAGCCGGACCAACCCATTCCGATGGGCGACGGCATCCTCTTCGTGACCTATGCGACGCTGCGCTCGGCGGGCAAATGCGGAACCACGCGTCTCAGTCAGGTTCTCGACTGGATGGGCGAAGACTTCGACGGCGTGCTGGCCTTCGATGAGGCCCACGCCATGCAGAATGCCGCCGGGTCCGACGCGGGCAGGGGCGTCAAGCCCTCCCAGCAGGGTCTCGCCGGGCTACGCCTCCAACTCGCTGCGCCCCGGGCGCGGGTCTTCTATGTCTCGGCGACGGGCGCCACCAGCGTGCAAAACCTTGCCTATGCCTCCCGGCTCGGGCTCTGGGGGCAGGGGCCGGAATATCCATTCCCGAGCCGAGAGAGTTTCGTCTCCGCGATGGAGGCCGGCGGCGTGGCGGCGATGGAAGTCGTGGCACGCGATCTGAAGACCCTCGGCTTCTACACCGCGCGAGCACTCAGCTTTGACGGCGTGGAGTATGACGTGCTCGAACATGCGCTGACACCGGCCCAGATCGAGATCTACGACGCCTATGCCGGGGCCTTCCGGACGATCCACCACAACCTTGAGGCCGCGCTGACCGCGACTGGCGTCAACGACGCCTCCGGTCAGACGAACGCCTCTGCCGCCAAGGCCTCGGCAAAGTCGCGCTTCGAGAGCACCAAGCAGCGCTTCTTCAACCATCTCCTGATGGGCATGAAGGCCCCGACCGTCATCCGCGCCATCGAAGAGGATGTTGCGGACGGTTATGCCTGCGTCATCCAGGTGGTCTCAACTGGAGAGAGCCTGTTGAAACGCCGGCTCGAGGCGATGGATCCTGAAGACGAGCTCGTGCAAGGCGCGCTGACACCACGCGACTACGTGCTCTCCTACCTCGAACAGGCCTTCCCGATCCACGCCCAGAAGCTGATCGAGATCGACGGCAACATGGTGGCCGAACCACTCCGGGATGCGAATGGTGCCCTGGTCGTTTCGCGCGAGGCCGAGGCCTTGCGGGATGCCGCGATGATGGAGCTGATGTCCCTCGCGCCGATCCCCGCGGCGCTCGATCAGATCCTTTGGGCCTTCGGCGATGAGGCCGTGGCCGAGGTGACCGGGCGCTCCATCAGACCCCTTAAATCCGGTGACGGCGCTCTCTTCATCGAGAAGCGATCCGCCAGCAGCAATTCCTCGGAAACCCGCGCCTTCATGGACGGCGAGAAGGACATTCTCATCTTCTCCGATGCCGGCGGGACGGGCCGGTCCTATCACGCCGCCCAGACGGCGAAGAACCAGAAGCGGCGGCGGCACTATCTCCTCGAGCCCGGCTGGCGGGCCGACGCGGCGATCCAGGGGCTCGGCCGCACGCATCGCTCGGCTCAGGTGTCCGCGCCCTTTTTCCGGGTCTGCACCTCGGACGTGCACGGCGAGAAGCGGTTCACCTCGACGATCGCTCGGCGGCTCGACCAGCTCGGCGCGCTCACCAAGGGCCAGCGCGAGACCGGCTCCCAGGGCATGTTCCGCGAGGAGGACAATCTCGAAAGCCCGATCGCAAGGGGAGCGCTCCGCGGCTATTATGCCGATCTGGCCGCCGGGCGTGCCGGGGCGATGAGCTTCGAGCAGTTCTGCGATTGGACAGCGCTTCGTTTGATCGATCAGGACGGCGTGCTGCTCGAAGAACTTCCGCCGATCCAGCGCTTCCTCAACCGCGTGCTGGCGCTGCCGATCCACATGCAGAACGCGCTCTTTGCCGAGTTCATGAGCCGCATTGCCGACCAGACCGAGCGGGCGCGGGCGGCAGGCACGCTCGATCTCGGCGTCGAGACTTTACACGGCGAGAGGATCGAGCAGGTTTCGGCAGAAGACCTCTGGACCTGTCCGCGCTCCGGCGCGGTGACACGGATCATCGGGCTCGAAGTGACGGACCCCGTCCATGTTCTCGCCGCTGAAGAGGCTCTGGATCGAAATCCTGATAAGCAGCCGATGATCAATCGCGCGTCGGGTCGCGTGGCGTTGATCTCTTCGCGTCCGATGCAGATGTATGACGAGGAGATTGTCACGCTCATGCGCAAGGTGACGCGGCCGAGCGGGTCCACCTATGTCGAGGAAGGGAAGTTCCAGGCCTCCGCCTGGGAGGAGATCAAACCGTCAGAGTTCCGCCGCCTCTGGGACAAGGAGGCCGATAGTCTCCCTAAAACCGCCACGACGAAGCTCTACCTGCTGACGGGGCTGCTTCTTCCGATCTGGAAGGACATCCCGTCGGGCAACGAGCGAATCTACCGCGTCACGCCAGAGGGCCAGGCAAGCATGATCGGCCGGACCGTCAGCGAGGACGGCGCAGCGGCGCTGCGCGCGCGGTTCATGGTTGGCACCCCGAAGACCCCGCAGGAGGTGCTGACGGCGGCACTCGGGTCCACAGCGCCGGTCGATCTCGGTCGCGGTCTCACGCTCATCCGCCGCCGGGTCGCGGGGGCGGCCCGTCTTGAGATCGACGGGGCCGACCGGGGCATGATCGACGGGCTGAAGGCCATGGGCTGCTTTACAGAGATCATCGCCTTCCAGCTCCGGGTCTTCGTGCCGCACGGAGAGGGCGTTGATACCGCCGCGATCTTGTCTCGGATCACCGGTGCCCAAACTGGCGCGTCCCAGGAAGCCGCCTGA
- a CDS encoding DUF6927 domain-containing protein gives MGWLFYTDRRVKTYADEKAEITRLCTFETDTRKTLLLKACKVGSTWYAAAKVTNIDGSRVEDATYVTDEDGSITFGAVFLTRYDDGCWGYKDMEESAGPVESRAPLGLLALLSELKDPDSHAHAWRQRCRDWAAIPEYEEGDRIKLAAPVTLTDGSTCQIVTATHYRRGRQKRRCYRIEETGGLMRLSKASLAGSELLGTAKGDASPVLAEFFAGNGS, from the coding sequence GTGGGCTGGCTTTTCTATACCGACCGCCGCGTCAAAACCTACGCGGACGAGAAAGCGGAAATCACACGGCTTTGCACTTTCGAGACGGATACCCGCAAGACATTGTTGCTCAAGGCCTGCAAGGTCGGCTCGACCTGGTATGCGGCAGCGAAGGTCACGAATATCGACGGCTCGCGGGTCGAGGATGCGACCTATGTGACCGACGAGGACGGGTCGATCACCTTCGGGGCCGTCTTCCTGACGCGCTACGACGATGGCTGCTGGGGCTACAAGGACATGGAGGAGAGCGCCGGGCCGGTGGAGTCGCGGGCACCGCTCGGTCTTCTTGCCCTGTTGTCCGAGTTGAAGGATCCCGACAGCCATGCCCATGCCTGGCGCCAGCGCTGCCGCGACTGGGCCGCGATCCCGGAATACGAAGAGGGCGACAGGATCAAGCTCGCTGCGCCCGTCACGCTGACCGATGGCAGCACCTGCCAGATCGTGACCGCTACCCATTATCGGCGCGGGCGGCAGAAGCGTCGCTGCTACCGCATCGAGGAGACAGGCGGCCTCATGCGTCTGTCTAAGGCCTCGCTTGCCGGGTCCGAGCTTCTCGGCACCGCGAAGGGTGACGCGAGCCCCGTTCTGGCGGAGTTCTTTGCCGGGAACGGTTCCTGA
- a CDS encoding regulator, with the protein MSLLSFTAASVAAQIAHARGCSTFLPNWNGPVGKPALILIVGNGVHLRSNGIDGSTTRIVTTERADPTYAFAKGINPFRDPDWMAARQVAFRDLTGQFYTDILDDVQMLIDRGHDTIRLATDGHTICVFLRRAADYLIGGTYDVPSGLGGTFRVILKDATDTHALVQNSGNCEDFDEMLPYRVPLDALIEIDDRRAA; encoded by the coding sequence ATGTCCCTTCTTAGCTTCACTGCGGCGAGCGTCGCGGCGCAGATCGCGCATGCGCGCGGCTGCTCCACCTTCCTTCCCAACTGGAACGGGCCGGTGGGCAAACCCGCCCTGATCCTGATCGTCGGCAATGGTGTGCATCTGCGCTCCAATGGCATCGACGGTTCGACCACGCGGATCGTCACCACCGAACGCGCCGATCCCACATATGCCTTCGCCAAGGGCATCAACCCGTTCCGCGATCCGGATTGGATGGCGGCGCGGCAGGTGGCGTTTCGCGATCTGACGGGCCAGTTCTACACCGACATTCTCGATGACGTGCAGATGCTGATCGACCGCGGTCACGACACTATCCGGCTGGCAACCGATGGCCACACGATCTGCGTTTTCCTGCGCCGCGCCGCTGACTACCTGATCGGCGGCACCTACGACGTGCCCTCCGGTCTCGGCGGGACGTTCCGGGTGATCCTGAAGGACGCCACCGACACCCACGCCCTCGTGCAGAATAGCGGCAATTGCGAGGATTTCGACGAGATGCTGCCTTACCGCGTGCCGCTCGATGCGCTCATCGAAATCGATGACCGGAGGGCAGCATAG
- a CDS encoding ParB/RepB/Spo0J family partition protein: MTQSFKPTTVAIGDLVAHPANVRTNSPETYASENIAHLKASIAVLGLLQPLLVQKIDGKFGVLAGGRRHAALLELAADKTVKGFTNRTKIDCRLVPDDCDVTTALSLAENITQAPMNAIDEFEAFARMMEIDGQTPETIAKTFGTTVAAVKGRLRYGLIHPDIRDAARAKSITLDTMKAFADHPSQEVQREVFEALTKEDNYVQAYTVRNALKSRGVQVSDDIGAFVRKDYEARGGAIAADLLDEHSVLEDSALVETILLEKLAAAAEEARAEIGFAWADAVIQYDYAAMADYGRVYPGPVEPDEKGRKRVDEITAELEKLEREMENEELEDAAYNELYDRVDELEAEARDLQEAYGAEDLARSGVIAAWSHGKISLHVGLVRPEDRVESAGKASGTSKDHGTADSDEITYPASLTEDLKTERAMALGAAMAMHPEATLDLTLFKLVTDVLTIGMGVTQAIKVDARQEYRTHAKMDEIDGTSLEQVAEAHDALDLSWGDDAKSPADQFALFRALDAGEKAKLVAYAAAATTQSCFARDRQRDSLMHDFEIEIMPDIRAHWTPNAALFNRFKKAWLLKILGEELGLAQEAVTLASSTKKQVVEFCDKLFAEPFATLTEAQRAAVASWCPPMMQTAGAEPVDASEAETPEDETKVAEAA, translated from the coding sequence ATGACTCAGTCGTTCAAACCCACCACCGTCGCCATCGGCGATCTTGTCGCCCATCCCGCGAACGTACGGACCAATTCCCCCGAGACCTACGCCTCCGAGAATATCGCGCATCTAAAGGCCAGCATCGCGGTATTGGGCCTCCTGCAACCGCTGCTCGTCCAGAAGATCGACGGCAAGTTCGGGGTGCTCGCCGGTGGCCGTCGTCACGCGGCCCTGCTGGAACTTGCTGCGGACAAGACCGTCAAGGGCTTCACCAACCGCACGAAAATCGATTGCCGCCTGGTCCCCGACGATTGTGATGTGACCACCGCGTTGTCGCTCGCCGAAAACATCACCCAGGCGCCGATGAATGCCATCGACGAGTTTGAGGCCTTCGCCCGGATGATGGAGATCGACGGTCAGACGCCGGAAACCATCGCCAAGACCTTCGGTACCACGGTCGCTGCCGTGAAAGGCCGGCTGCGCTATGGGCTCATCCATCCCGACATCCGCGACGCGGCCCGCGCCAAATCGATCACGCTCGATACAATGAAGGCCTTTGCCGATCATCCCAGCCAGGAGGTGCAACGCGAGGTCTTCGAGGCGCTCACCAAGGAGGACAACTATGTCCAGGCCTACACCGTGCGGAACGCGCTGAAGTCCCGCGGCGTCCAGGTCAGCGACGATATCGGGGCCTTCGTGCGCAAAGACTACGAGGCGCGCGGCGGCGCCATCGCGGCCGATCTGCTGGACGAGCATTCCGTGCTCGAGGATTCCGCGCTGGTCGAAACGATCCTCCTCGAAAAACTCGCCGCCGCCGCCGAAGAGGCTCGGGCAGAGATCGGCTTTGCCTGGGCCGATGCGGTCATCCAGTACGACTATGCCGCCATGGCAGACTATGGCCGGGTCTATCCAGGTCCGGTCGAGCCCGACGAGAAAGGCCGTAAACGTGTCGATGAGATCACCGCCGAGCTTGAGAAACTGGAACGCGAGATGGAGAACGAGGAGCTCGAGGACGCGGCCTACAATGAACTCTACGATCGGGTCGATGAGTTGGAGGCCGAAGCACGGGATCTGCAGGAGGCCTACGGCGCCGAGGATCTTGCGCGCTCTGGCGTGATCGCCGCCTGGTCGCATGGCAAGATCAGTCTGCATGTCGGCCTGGTGCGTCCCGAGGACAGGGTCGAAAGCGCGGGCAAGGCCTCGGGTACGTCAAAGGACCACGGCACGGCTGACAGTGATGAGATCACCTATCCCGCCTCGCTCACCGAGGACCTGAAGACCGAGCGGGCGATGGCGCTCGGCGCGGCAATGGCGATGCACCCGGAGGCGACGCTCGATCTCACGCTCTTCAAGCTGGTTACGGATGTGCTGACCATCGGCATGGGCGTCACCCAGGCGATCAAGGTCGATGCCCGCCAGGAATATCGCACCCACGCCAAGATGGACGAGATCGACGGCACCTCGCTTGAGCAGGTGGCCGAGGCCCATGACGCACTCGACCTCTCCTGGGGCGATGACGCGAAATCCCCTGCCGACCAGTTCGCGCTATTCCGGGCGCTCGATGCGGGCGAGAAGGCGAAACTCGTGGCCTATGCCGCAGCGGCCACGACGCAGTCCTGCTTCGCGCGGGACCGGCAGCGCGACAGCTTGATGCACGACTTCGAGATCGAGATCATGCCGGACATCCGGGCGCACTGGACACCGAATGCGGCGCTTTTCAACCGCTTTAAGAAGGCCTGGCTCCTGAAGATTCTCGGCGAGGAGCTGGGGCTTGCTCAAGAAGCGGTGACATTGGCCTCTTCGACCAAAAAGCAAGTCGTCGAATTCTGCGACAAGCTCTTCGCCGAGCCCTTCGCCACGCTGACGGAAGCGCAGCGGGCGGCGGTCGCGTCCTGGTGCCCGCCGATGATGCAGACGGCAGGCGCCGAACCGGTCGACGCCAGTGAGGCCGAGACACCCGAAGATGAAACCAAGGTCGCCGAAGCGGCCTGA
- a CDS encoding DUF3768 domain-containing protein has protein sequence MSRAEPADFPGPNATVIAAQNDAFRKFACLGIAPDQAIQGRLVVTQSLIEAGDGFVMEAVQTTGAFNTFEPDNDPEGWHDFGAVTIRGETVFWKLDLYEASSDFRYGAETPENPETTMRVLTVMMARDW, from the coding sequence ATGAGCCGTGCCGAACCCGCAGATTTTCCCGGACCGAATGCCACCGTCATCGCCGCCCAGAACGATGCCTTCCGCAAGTTTGCCTGTCTGGGCATCGCTCCGGATCAGGCGATCCAGGGCCGGCTGGTTGTAACCCAGTCCCTGATCGAGGCAGGTGATGGTTTCGTGATGGAAGCCGTCCAGACCACCGGTGCTTTTAATACATTCGAGCCGGACAACGATCCCGAAGGCTGGCACGATTTCGGGGCGGTGACGATCCGGGGTGAGACCGTGTTCTGGAAACTGGATCTGTATGAGGCCAGTTCCGATTTTCGCTATGGGGCGGAAACGCCCGAGAACCCCGAGACCACCATGCGCGTGCTGACCGTCATGATGGCGCGCGACTGGTAG